One window of the Pieris brassicae chromosome 2, ilPieBrab1.1, whole genome shotgun sequence genome contains the following:
- the LOC123720339 gene encoding glyoxalase domain-containing protein 4 yields MVSGRALHFVFKVADRTLTAKFYRDVLGMKVLRHEEFSEGCEAACNGPYANRWSKTMVGYGPEDNHFVVELTYNYGITHYEMGNDFIGITIQSSESLKRAADTNWPVKEQNGLKYLEAPGGYKFYIIDKPQPVDKDPVVKVSLASSNLAKSIAYWNVLLTLKIFEKTDKSATLGFSNDQSKLELIDIGIPVDHAKAYGRIAFSCPFEEQPIIDQKIQEAKGKILTPLISLDTPGKATVRVIILADPDDHEICFVDDESFRQLSQVDPNSDADLDKYIKSDKSRA; encoded by the exons atggttTCTGGACGAGCATTACATTTTGTCTTCAAAGTTGCCGATAGAACACTGACTGCTAAATTTTACCGTGATGTCCTGGGAATGAAG GTTCTTCGACACGAAGAATTTTCTGAAGGATGTGAAGCAGCATGTAATGG ACCATATGCCAACAGATGGAGTAAGACTATGGTGGGTTATGGTCCAGAAGATAACCACTTTGTAGTTGAACTCACATATAACTATGGTATTACACATTATGAAATGGGAAATGATTTCATTGGTATTACAATTCAGTCCAGTGAAAGCCTGAAGAGGGCAGCAGACACAAACTGGCCAGTAAAGGAACAAAATGGGTTAAAGTATCTTGAAGCACCCGGAGGTTacaaattctatattattgATAAGCCCCAGCCAGTTGACAAGG ATCCTGTTGTCAAAGTATCACTAGCAAGTTCAAATTTAGCAAAGTCAATAGCTTACTGGAATGTTTTGCTGACATTGAAGATTTTTGAAAAAACAGATAAATCCGCTACTCTAGGTTTCAGCAATGATCAATCAAAACTGGAATTGATTGATATTG GTATCCCAGTGGACCATGCGAAGGCATACGGCCGTATTGCGTTCTCCTGCCCATTTGAGGAGCAGCCAATCATTGATCAAAAGATCCAAGAAGCCAAGGGCAAGATTTTAACACCCTTAATTTCCCTGGATACCCCCGGGAAAGCCACTGTCAGGGTCATTATCCTGGCGGACCCTGATGATCACGAGATTTGCTTCGTCGATGATGAGAGCTTCCGTCAGCTGTCCCAAGTTGATCCTAACAGCGACGCCGACTTAGATAAGTACATTAAATCTGATAAATCTAGAGCGTAG